The Blastopirellula sediminis sequence TTCGAGATGAAGGGCCAGGGATGCCGCCGGAAGTCTTGGCCCGCATCGGCGAACCGTTCTTCACGACCAAGGATCCCGGCGCCGGGACCGGGCTCGGAATTTTCCTGGCCAAGAACGTGATCGAGCGGATCGACGGGACCCTCCGAATCGAGTCGAGCTCGAATGACGGGACGACGGTCGTTGTGCAATTGCTCCGCAAACCCGATCCGTGGGATGCGACCTCCGCTGGGGGTGTAAGGGGAAAATAGCGGGGATCGAATGGCAATTTTGGAGCGGTCTTTTTATATTAGAGATCGCTGTTCACTTCGCTTTTGGGACCAACATGAGTCGCCCTACGCTACTGCTTGTCGATGACGACGACACTCTGCGAAACCGCCTGACGCGGGCCTTCTCGGCGCGCGGCTATGACGTGTATGCAGCGGCGAATTACGACGAGGCGATCGCCCAGGCGAGCGAAGCGAAGCCCGAACGCGCGGTCCTGGATCTAAAGATGCCGGGGAAGTCGGGCTTGGATTTGCTGCGCGATCTGCGAGAGGTCTCTCCTCACACGAAGGCGGTCTTGTTGACCGGCTACGGGAGCATCTCGAATGCGGTCGACGCGATACGGTTGGGCGCAGTCAACTACGTGACGAAGCCTGCCGACGCGGATGAGATATTGGCGGCGTTCGACGAGAAGGCGGCGGAGAGCACCGCTACAACTCCGATCGAATATCAGCCGCAATCGCTGGCCGAAGCGGAATGGGAGCATATCCATCGGGTTTTGGATGATTGCGGCGGTAATCTTTCCGAAGCGGCGCGGCTTTTGGGCATTCCACGACGCACTTTGCAGCGCAAATTAAAGA is a genomic window containing:
- a CDS encoding response regulator transcription factor, with the translated sequence MSRPTLLLVDDDDTLRNRLTRAFSARGYDVYAAANYDEAIAQASEAKPERAVLDLKMPGKSGLDLLRDLREVSPHTKAVLLTGYGSISNAVDAIRLGAVNYVTKPADADEILAAFDEKAAESTATTPIEYQPQSLAEAEWEHIHRVLDDCGGNLSEAARLLGIPRRTLQRKLKKLAP